Part of the Halodesulfurarchaeum formicicum genome is shown below.
CGGGGGCGGAGAAAGAGACACTCGAAGCCGAAATCGAGGGGCACGTCCTCGATCAGGCCACACTCACCGGGACGTATGCGCCGTGACTACAGCAGGCGTTTGACCTGCTCGGCGTGTCCGTCCCCGGCCAGGGCCCGTAACGCGTCGAGGTCGGTCTCGCCGTCAGCATTGACGAGGTAGGCCCGGCCCGGAACCGATCCGTAGACCTGCTGGAAGTCGTAGACGAAGCCGTAGATGGAGACGTCAGCGGGCACGTCCTCGCTCTCCTGGAGGAACTCGACCTGCCGGTCGACGTTGTACTCGACGAGTTGATCGACTAGATCTGCCCGATCCGGATCTACCCGATCGTCGGCCAGGCCGGCCTCGATTACGGGGAAAAGCTCCTGAACCCACTTCGTTACGCCGGTGGGCAACTCCTCGCCCTCGCCCTTGACAGCTTCGAGCGCCGCCGTCACCGCTCCACAGCCGGTGTGACCAACTACGACGGCCACGTCGGTTCCGGTCTGGACGAGTGGGTAGAGCATGCTGCCGTCCACGACGCGATCGCCTTCGTGCCGATCCCAGACCTGGTTGCCGATCGTGCTCGGCGTGAACAGCCAGCCGAGGTCCTCGACGGCCCACATCCCCTCCTGGCTGACTCGCGAGTCCGCGCAAGTCATGGCGACGGCGGCCGGTTCCTGTCCGTCCTGGACCGCGTCGAAGTGATCCGATTCCAGGGACTCGGTGTGCCGTGCGTTCCGTTCGAGAAGCTCCTGCAGGTTCGTTTCGGGCATGTCCTCGTCTCCGGTTTCCGTCGGTTTCTATCTCCGGGTCCGGGCAGGTGTGGCCCAGGTCCGCCTTGGACGGTCACAACCCCCTTGGGTCTGCCCGCCGTACATGGCGTATGGCAACTTCTGTACCGACGGATCAGTCGAGCCGTACCGAACTCGCGGCGAGTGCCGGTCTGGGGGTCATCGCTGCAGCTCTCGGCTATCTCTTGACTGCCCTGTTGCTGAGTGGTGAGGCCCGAGACGCCGTCATGGCCGAGGTCTCCGAGTGGAAGGTCCTGTTCTGGTACTTCGCCAACGCCCACATGGTCGACACCGAAGTCAGCGGTTCGATCGGTGGATTCGGCGGCGTCGATAGCGTCAACTTCCTGGCGCAGTCGAACGCGGCCGGGGCCGGTCTCCTGTATCTGGTTCCGCCGCTGGTCCTCGTGGGTGTCGGTGCGCTGCTCGCCCATCGACTCGATGCCCGAGACGTGGGCGAAGCCGTGGTCGCTGGCGCGCCGGTCGCACTCGGGTACGCCCTGGTCCTTGGAATCGGCGCATTCGTCAGCCGCGCGACCATGGAGGCGTCCATGATCGGTGTCGATGTGTCCAGTTCGATCGGCCCGCAATTGCTCCCCGCAATCCTGCTCGGTGGCATCGTCTACCCCCTCGTGTTCGCGACGGTGGGGGCGGTCCTGGTAGCGGTCGTCCGGTAGGGTTCGAGTCACACCCGATCACGGTCGTCGAACAGCGACTCGATTTTCGTGGCTGTGGGGGACCTTCATCGGACTCGATCGTTCTGTTCGAACCTGTGTGTTGGACGCCGAGACTGTCGAGAAACTACTAAGGGCGATGCTTTGGTACGTGAACCAGATGGCCGCTCCCGTCTCAGCGCTGGTTCGCTCTCCTGCCGCCTTCTTTTCTTCACGCATGGAGCGACCGGGTCACATTCTCCCGGTGTTGATCCTCTCGCTCACTGGTGCCAGTACACTCGGTGCGCAGTTGCTCCTCGCATCGATGTCCGTGATC
Proteins encoded:
- a CDS encoding carbonic anhydrase, coding for MPETNLQELLERNARHTESLESDHFDAVQDGQEPAAVAMTCADSRVSQEGMWAVEDLGWLFTPSTIGNQVWDRHEGDRVVDGSMLYPLVQTGTDVAVVVGHTGCGAVTAALEAVKGEGEELPTGVTKWVQELFPVIEAGLADDRVDPDRADLVDQLVEYNVDRQVEFLQESEDVPADVSIYGFVYDFQQVYGSVPGRAYLVNADGETDLDALRALAGDGHAEQVKRLL